The DNA sequence AGCCCATCTACAGCCTGCTCGGCAGCAGCCCCCTGCAGGTAGAGGCGACCACGAGCCGTGTCGGCACCCCGCCCCGCCCCGCAGACCGCGCCCTGCTGCTACACCCCAACCCGCAACAAGCCGGCCACCGCCTAAGTGCGCACAACCCCACCAGCGGCCCCGCTCGCTACACGCTGGACAGCGCCCAGGGCCAGCAGCTCAGCCAGCACCAGGTAGCGCCCGGTCAGTCACTCAGCCTCAGCCTGAGCAGCCCCGGCCTGTACAGCGTCCGTATCGAGACGGTAACCGGCACCTACTGGCAAAAGCTGAGCGTGTACTAGCCACCCGCCCGATAGACGTACAGATACACACAAGCCGGCCCACATCACATAGGCCACCCAATGGGTGGCCTATGTGTGTAGGGGGGGGAGGGGCGTATCTTTCGAACTTTATGGGCTTGGGTGGACGTATTGGATTCTGCCATGGTGCATAGGGACTTCTATTTGCGGATGATAGCGGAGCTAGGGCGCAACCTGCGCCTGGCGGTGGAGCGATACCGGGCGGGGCAGCTGCCAGACAGCCGGGCTGAGACCGATGAGCTGTTTACCAATTTCTACGACATGCGGGCCGAGGTAGCACGAGACCTGCCCGAGGAGGTGCTGCTGCGGCTGCTGGCAGCCGAGCCCGACCGCCGCGAGCAGTGGCAGTTCCTGGCCGACCTGCTGCTGCTAGACGGCGACCTGCTGGCTGCCCAGCACCAGCCCACCGAGGCCCTGAAAGCCTGGCGACAGAGCCTGCGCATCTACCGCTGGCTACAGGCCCAGGTAGAC is a window from the Bacteroidota bacterium genome containing:
- a CDS encoding T9SS type A sorting domain-containing protein → PIYSLLGSSPLQVEATTSRVGTPPRPADRALLLHPNPQQAGHRLSAHNPTSGPARYTLDSAQGQQLSQHQVAPGQSLSLSLSSPGLYSVRIETVTGTYWQKLSVY